Below is a window of Yersinia kristensenii DNA.
CATGCGCCGCCTGCCCCACCAACATGCCCAAACCATCGGCATAGTTCGTCACCCCCAAGCACGCACTCCAGGCTAAAAACGGCGTAATATCAGCCTGATAGAACATATCGTAGCAACGAGTTTGTGGGTTAATAATATCTACAGGCAAGTTTGGTACTTCACCATGAATACCCGAGGCTGTTGCATTGATGATTAAATCAAACTGCTGCCCACTCAGATCTTGCATCTCAATAGCATCTATATCCCCTAAATGATGGAATACTTCTGCAAGTTGCTGTGCACGAGTATAAGTCCGGTTAGTGATAACAACCTTACAGCCATAGGATAGTAAAGGAAGGATCACACCCCGAGCCGCCCCACCAGCCCCCACCAATAAAATATGATCTGTTGTTTGGATCAAATTCTGTCGTTCAAGGTCACTGAGGAGACCAATGCCATCAGTGTTGTCACCCAACAAGCGCCCATCTTTTAATTGCTTAATGGTATTGACCGCCCCGGCCAGTGACGCACGATCGGTCAATTCGTCACACTTCGCATGAGCGCGTTCTTTAAATGGTGTCGTTATATTCGCGCCTATAGCTCCCCCCGCAAAAAAAGACGTTAATGTCTCTTCAAAGGTTTCATTAGGAGCCAAAACCATACCGTAGCCATGTTCAATACCGGTTTGCTCAGCAAAGAGCGCATGGATCCTTGGCGACTTACTGTGCCCAATTGGGTTACCAAACACTGCAAACTTCTGATCCATGCTATTTCCTATCCTTGACGAAATTGTTTGCCGGTTAAAGCATCTCTGATTTCAGATGGATTCAAACGACCACCAACTAAACCCGTGAATACGGGCAGTGAAACACCAAATTGCTTTCTGACTTCTTCCGTTGTACGGCAAGGCTCTTGGCCACTTAAGTTAGCACTCGTTGAAACCAAAGGTTTCCCATATTGCGAGCAAAGCTGCTGTACGAGTGGGTGGTCACTCACTCTTACTGCTAATGAATCAAAGCTGCCCGTTAGCCAGCGCGGCGTCTCAGGGCGGGCCGGAATAACCCAAGTTACCGGCCCGGGCCAACTGGAGAAAATAGCCTCTCGCTGGGTATCACTTAGGGCCGCGTCATTCAGATACGGTTTTAACTGTTCATAATTGGCAGCAATTAGAATCAGCCCCTTCTGCCATGGCCGCTGTTTTAATGCTAATAAAGCATTAACGGCCTTTTCACTATCAGGGTCACAACCCAGCCCAAACACAGCCTCGGTCGGATAGGCTATAACTTCTTCCTGCTGCAATGCCCGCAATACATCCGCCAAAACGGTATTATTCTCTGACTTATTCACGTTGTTATTATTCACTGACTACTGCCTTCCCACATAACTTACTCGCGCAAAAACGCTTTACGCCTTGTGCCGTTCTCTTTTCCATTAACAATGGATAGTGGCAATAAGCACACTCTCCAGCAATAGGTTGCTGATTAATTGTAAACTGGCAATCGGGATAACGATTACAGGCATGGAAGACTTTTCCAAACCGAGATTTTCGCTGTAGTAATTTGCCTTGACCACACTGTGGGCAGTCAATTGATGTTTCATCCGGTTTATCAATGACTTCAGTATGGTCACATTGCGGATATTGGCTACAACCAATAAACATACCAAAACGCCCTTGCCGCAACACCATATCCGAACCGCATTCAGGACAATGCTGCCCTTCCAGAACTTTCACGATATGGCCGTCGGATTGCGCTTTCAGTGGGCGCATGTACTGGCAGCCCGGATAATGTGAGCAACCAAGGAATGGGCCATGACCGCCGCTGCGAATGACTAACGCCGATCCACACTCCGGACACGACCCATTATCCTTGGCAGTAACTGTTTTTGTCATAACGCCTTCTATATAAAGTTATTTGCCAGTGATATTACCACTTAGTGCAAATAACCTTCATTGACTTCAAAAAGTAACTCTTCCATCTGCTGATAGGCGCTTTCATAACCCGGAATGTTAAACAGCACCATCAATACAACCCATTTGAGATCCTCCAGGTCAATCTCATTCGAGTCCAACGCCATAATACGGTCAATAACCATCTCACGGGTATCAAGGTGTAATACCTGAATTTGTTCAAGAAACAGGATAAAACCACGGCAAGTGGCATCCAGATGTTGGCACTCTTCTGCCGTATAAATACGCAATGCTTGCGGATCAGCAGCATAGAGATAAGGTGCTTTCTGCCCTTCTTGTAGGTCGGCGAGAGCCTCTAACCAGTTCAGGGCGTTGTTGATATCCTCACGATAGAAACCTGCTTGTGCAAGATCATCAGTAATCCTGTCTTGATCAACAAGCATTTCCGATTCGTTATGCATATAAGTTTCAAATAAGTAAATTAGAACGTCGAACATGGCCTGCCCTCCTTAATCGGACATAGCCGCCGGGTACAGCTGCGATCCACCCTGCTAACTCCAGCTCGAGCAATTTGCTAACGATGTCTGGCACAGGTTGGCCGGCACGTTCGGCGACGACATCAACGGGTGTCACCTCATCTCCTACGTTAGCCAACACATCGGCAAATGGCAATTCAACTTGCTCTTCAGATGAAGAAATAATTACTTTATCGGGCAATGATAGCCATTGCAGCGAACCACCAACCTGTTCGGCGACCTCATGAGCTGATTTGGCCAAGTATGCTCCCTGTTGA
It encodes the following:
- the aroE gene encoding shikimate dehydrogenase, encoding MDQKFAVFGNPIGHSKSPRIHALFAEQTGIEHGYGMVLAPNETFEETLTSFFAGGAIGANITTPFKERAHAKCDELTDRASLAGAVNTIKQLKDGRLLGDNTDGIGLLSDLERQNLIQTTDHILLVGAGGAARGVILPLLSYGCKVVITNRTYTRAQQLAEVFHHLGDIDAIEMQDLSGQQFDLIINATASGIHGEVPNLPVDIINPQTRCYDMFYQADITPFLAWSACLGVTNYADGLGMLVGQAAHAFQLWHGVMPEITPVLNQLRDELGK
- the tsaC gene encoding L-threonylcarbamoyladenylate synthase type 1 TsaC, which gives rise to MNKSENNTVLADVLRALQQEEVIAYPTEAVFGLGCDPDSEKAVNALLALKQRPWQKGLILIAANYEQLKPYLNDAALSDTQREAIFSSWPGPVTWVIPARPETPRWLTGSFDSLAVRVSDHPLVQQLCSQYGKPLVSTSANLSGQEPCRTTEEVRKQFGVSLPVFTGLVGGRLNPSEIRDALTGKQFRQG
- a CDS encoding type I DNA topoisomerase; the encoded protein is MTKTVTAKDNGSCPECGSALVIRSGGHGPFLGCSHYPGCQYMRPLKAQSDGHIVKVLEGQHCPECGSDMVLRQGRFGMFIGCSQYPQCDHTEVIDKPDETSIDCPQCGQGKLLQRKSRFGKVFHACNRYPDCQFTINQQPIAGECAYCHYPLLMEKRTAQGVKRFCASKLCGKAVVSE
- a CDS encoding DUF494 family protein, which translates into the protein MFDVLIYLFETYMHNESEMLVDQDRITDDLAQAGFYREDINNALNWLEALADLQEGQKAPYLYAADPQALRIYTAEECQHLDATCRGFILFLEQIQVLHLDTREMVIDRIMALDSNEIDLEDLKWVVLMVLFNIPGYESAYQQMEELLFEVNEGYLH